A part of Caretta caretta isolate rCarCar2 chromosome 1, rCarCar1.hap1, whole genome shotgun sequence genomic DNA contains:
- the LOC125633984 gene encoding interstitial collagenase — translation MKTLLLLLLLYVASSSAFPLAPETKDEDKNVQFVETYLRNFYKLETDKESLFKNKNIDPVTEKLKEMQAFFGLKVTGKPDVDTLAVMKKPRCGVPDIGQYVLTDGNPKWERKNLTYRIVNYTPDMNPADVDKAIQKAFKLWSNVSPLTFKRIYDGNADIMMSFETGDHRDNSPFDGPNGLLAHAFQPGNGIGGDVHFDEEENWTKGSNGYNLFFVAAHELGHSLGLSHSTDPGALMYPTYSYIEPKEFHLPQDDINGIQKVYGQSDNPVQPTGPTTPVTCDRKLTFDAVATMRGELLFFKGRYFWRKHPQMTEVDLNFISLFWPNLPSGIQAAYENVERDQVFLFKENKYWVLSGYDLVYNRPKSIYDFGFPKNVKRINAAFSDENTGKTYFFVSDKYWRYDENSRSMDQGYPKKIINDFRGISKKIDAAFQHGRYIYFFQGTRQFQFDPNIKRVVSVMKSNSWFNC, via the exons ATGAAGACCCTTCTGCTTCTGCTGTTATTATATGTAGCATCCTCCTCTGCTTTTCCTTTGGCTCCAGAGACAAAAGATGAAGACAAAAACGTCCAGTTTGTGGAG ACTTATCTACGAAATTTCTACAAGCTTGAAACAGACAAGGAGTCTCTCTTTAAGAATAAAAACATTGACCCTGTAACTGAAAAACTCAAGGAAATGCAGGCATTCTTTGGGCTGAAGGTGACTGGGAAACCAGATGTTGACACTTTGGCGGTGATGAAGAAGCCCAGGTGTGGTGTACCTGATATTGGTCAGTATGTCCTCACTGATGGGAATCCAAAATGGGAAAGAAAGAATCTGACGTACAG GATTGTGAACTACACACCAGATATGAATCCAGCAGATGTGGACAAAGCAATCCAAAAGGCGTTTAAACTTTGGAGCAACGTGTCACCACTAACATTCAAAAGGATCTATGATGGCAATGCAGATATAATGATGTCTTTTGAAACTGGAG atcatcgTGACAATTCTCCCTTTGATGGACCTAATGGACTCCTGGCTCATGCCTTTCAGCCTGGCAATGGTATAGGTGGAGATGTCCACTTTGATGAGGAGGAAAATTGGACAAAAGGCTCAAATG GATACAACTTGTTCTTTGTCGCTGCCCATGAACTTGGCCATTCACTGGGTCTGTCTCATTCTACTGATCCTGGTGCCCTGATGTACCCCACCTATTCCTACATTGAGCCGAAGGAATTTCATCTTCCCCAGGATGACATTAACGGCATTCAAAAGGTCTAtg GACAGTCAGATAACCCCGTTCAACCAACCGGACCCACAACGCCAGTAACTTGTGACCGCAAATTGACTTTTGATGCCGTCGCTACCATGCGTGGAGAACTGCTGTTCTTTAAGGGCAG GTATTTCTGGCGCAAGCATCCTCAGATGACAGAGGTCGACCTCAATTTCATTTCTTTATTCTGGCCAAATCTGCCATCTGGAATTCAAGCtgcttatgaaaatgttgaaagggatcaagtttttctttttaaag AGAACAAGTATTGGGTCCTCAGTGGGTATGACTTAGTGTATAACCGCCCAAAAAGCATCTATGACTTTGGCTTCCCAAAAAATGTTAAGAGAATTAATGCAGCTTTCAGTGATGAGAATACAGGGAAAACATACTTCTTTGTAAGTGACAAGTACTGGAG ATACGATGAAAACAGTCGGTCCATGGATCAGGGTTATCCAAAGAAGATAATCAATGACTTCCGAGGAATTAGCAAAAAAATTGATGCTGCTTTCCAGCATGGTA gaTATATCTATTTCTTCCAAGGAACAAGACAGTTCCAGTTTGATCCTAACATCAAGAGAGTTGTCAGTGTCATGAAAAGCAATAGCTGGTTTAATTGCTga